In Vespula vulgaris chromosome 10, iyVesVulg1.1, whole genome shotgun sequence, the following are encoded in one genomic region:
- the LOC127067161 gene encoding pleckstrin homology domain-containing family M member 1, with protein sequence MNSLLKSVKSLTNKRNILVRESLQKQLNTSVMEMQSAPGVAEEEAVGNCEEAMTLCSVLEAIFLHGLKDSLLNRVTEVLSGPDFDAMPQPSFWGPLLVFSHRQIIDQIQALTQVTTEVGYCRAWIRLALNEGLLASYLCSIRRDNSALKPYYDRSAFIRDADLIEIAQRLIESLDYISFELACNSSLLNFWSTTPLLLAGIWSPPMKSCPVFSAVDIAKTITAELRDNDNLEEVETASSLGSFNSSQSALNNIACISEDEALKIILKDKISNNHHTTKHRNGSPTHTSKQRNIEKANIQKVEETINEVVESVSASGTPTKNVETMTTDISTTIIQDDHQDNSLQENNIVCTDNMSTTVGNSLFGRLGWSTSFEDCESSMTSSVISHGSGMDAPRTPGDGPTYDALIQSYHTAGNMMVLDLQEFLKKYPKKESIDEEIKSPTAVKIVINFDEQLGKLPREKGLDIQNYSCFNCGHAIGMAFSKAYVCSFSANYYCADCMAQGEYIIPSRMIHNWDLKRYTICQKAAEYLKDCSTLLDLKILNPKIYMAVDVMAQLQSLRIQLNLLRAYLFTCREPVIESLQRNVAPREYLYEHVHQYSVSDLLDIPNGTLAQQLQKVVEFARNHVINCWLCSQKGFICEVCNNPKVIYPFDMDSTYRCGSCNAVFHADCLNAYKPCPKCERRRKRMDLPLLDMGCTELPPEATLTSENNID encoded by the exons ATGAATTCTCTTCTAAAGTCCGTCAAATCCCttacaaacaaaagaaatatattagtGAGAGAGTCTCTGCAAAAGCAGTTAAATACAAGTGTGATGGAGATGCAGAGTGCACCAGGTGTcgcagaagaagaagcagtTGGAAATTGTGAAGAAGCAATGACATTATGCTCCGTATTGGAAGCTATATTTTTACATGGACTAAAGGATAGTCTTTTAAATAGAGTAACAGAAGTTCTTAGCGGCCCAGATTTCGATGCTATGCCTCAACCAAGTTTTTGGGGGCCTTTACTAGTATTCTCTCATCGCCAAATTATTGATCAAATCCAAGCGTTAACGCAAGTTACCACTGAAGTAGGTTACTGTAGAGCATGGATAAGACTAGCTTTAAACGAAGGTCTACTAGCGAGTTATTTGTGTTCTATAAGAAGGGATAATTCTGCTTTGAAACCATATTATGATCGTTCTGCCTTCATTAGAGATGCcgatttaatagaaattgcTCAACGATTGATAGAAAGCTTGGATTACATAAGCTTTGAATTAGCTTGCAATAGTAGTCTTTTAAATTTTTGGTCAACTACTCCTCTGCTTTTAGCTGGTATATGGTCACCTCCCATGAAATCTTGTCCTGTGTTTAGTGCGGTGGATATAGCAAAAACAATAACTGCGGAATTAAGGGATAATGATAATCTTGAAGAAGTAGAAACTGCGAGTAGTTTAGGTTCCTTTAATTCCTCGCAATCTGCTTTAAATAATATAGCTTGTATTTCGGAAGATGaagcattaaaaattattttaaaagataaaatctcTAACAATCATCATACTACAAAGCATAGAAATGGAAGTCCTACACATACATCTAAACAAAGAAACATAGAGAAAGCAAATATacaaaaagtagaagaaactATAAATGAAGTTGTAGAAAGTGTATCAGCTAGTGGGACACCTACAAAGAATGTAGAAACTATGACAACTGATATTAGTACTACAATCATTCAAGATGATCATCAAGATAATAGCcttcaagaaaataatattgtttgtACCGATAATATGTCTACTACTGTAGGAAATTCATTATTTGGAAGACTAGGATGGTCAACTTCATTTGAAGATTGCGAATCTTCTATGACTTCATCTGTGATATCTCATGGTTCTGGAATGGATGCTCCTCGCACTCCAGGTGATGGACCGACCTATGATGCTCTTATTCAAAGCTATCATACTGCTGGCAATATGATGGTACTGGATCtacaagaatttttaaaaaaatatccaaaAAAAGAATCCATTGATGAAGAAATCAAATCCCCAACTGCTGTTAAg attgttataaattttgatGAGCAACTGGGAAAGTTGCCGAGAGAAAAAGGCCttgatatacaaaattatagtTGTTTTAATTGTGGTCATGCTATCGGTATGGCATTTTCAAAGGCATATGTTTGCTCATTTTCTGCAAATTATTATTGTGCAGATTGTATGGCACAAGGAGAATATATAATACCATCACGTATGATTCATAATTGGGATTTAAAACGTTACACAATTTGTCAGAAAGCTGCAGAGTACCTGAAAGATTGTTCTACTTTAttggatttaaaaattttgaatccaaaaatatatatggcAGTAGATGTCATGGCACAACTACAATCTTTAAGGATacaattgaatttattaagaGCTTATTTGTTTACTTGCCGAGAACCTGTTATTGAATCTTTGCAAAGAAACGTTGCCCCCagagaatatttatatgaacATGTTCATCAATATTCTGTTTCCGATCTTCTTGATATACCTAATGGTACTCTTGCTCAACAATTACAAAAAGTAGTTGAGTTTGCACGAAATCATGTGATAAATTGTTGGCTTTGTAGTCAAAAAGGATTTATTTGTGAAGTATGCAATAATCCTAAAGTCATCTATCCTTTTGATATGGATTCTACATATAGA tgTGGATCATGCAATGCCGTGTTTCATGCAGATTGCTTAAATGCATATAAACCATGTCCAAAGTGTGAACGTCGACGTAAACGAATGGATCTTCCTCTTTTAGACATGGGATGTACAGAATTACCGCCTGAAGCGACATTAACATCCGAGAATAATATTGACTAA